A region of Pyxidicoccus parkwaysis DNA encodes the following proteins:
- a CDS encoding type IV pilus modification PilV family protein: MSTPASHASRRGARGSSILEVLIAMAVLAMAATGAVAGMLSASRNVRDGQLYQGKRLLAEARTQRLWLADKAALVRNAVAYPAMKPEKIPVGTAPWTVDNTPAVVGDPGSGAYFELDATGTLKPATGIAPGTACNDTAVPNGTYCREVLVTQGLKGGVLPAPGSVLPPGASAVTVWTRVWRKGEDASSAVVHSEVFVQ; the protein is encoded by the coding sequence ATGAGCACGCCCGCGTCCCACGCGAGCCGCCGCGGTGCGCGCGGCTCCAGCATCCTCGAGGTCCTCATCGCCATGGCGGTGCTGGCCATGGCCGCCACCGGCGCGGTGGCGGGCATGCTGTCCGCCTCACGCAACGTGCGCGACGGGCAGCTCTACCAGGGCAAGCGTCTGTTGGCCGAGGCCCGCACGCAGCGGCTGTGGCTGGCGGACAAGGCGGCGCTGGTGCGCAACGCGGTGGCCTACCCCGCCATGAAGCCGGAGAAGATTCCGGTGGGCACCGCGCCGTGGACGGTGGACAACACGCCCGCCGTGGTCGGTGACCCGGGCTCCGGCGCGTACTTCGAGCTGGACGCCACCGGCACGCTGAAGCCCGCCACCGGAATCGCCCCCGGCACGGCGTGCAACGACACCGCGGTGCCCAACGGCACGTACTGCCGCGAGGTGCTCGTCACCCAGGGGCTCAAGGGGGGCGTCCTGCCGGCGCCCGGCTCGGTGCTGCCTCCGGGCGCGTCGGCCGTCACGGTGTGGACGCGGGTGTGGCGCAAGGGCGAGGACGCCTCGTCCGCCGTGGTGCACAGCGAGGTCTTCGTCCAATGA
- a CDS encoding PilW family protein yields MSMSPFRRRAASRRGMTLLETMIVVVLAAIVIAAATALLLAGGRVVHNTEHTADSHDNSRIAAESIMNLVRQAGAGAPGGLWVVRGGTPVRTNPIFGRDGTTGAGTTGNIANPDGSDDLWLVLPDPNYMGEPCSLTPGGQPSGAAVPVTKAGTGALNVNCVASLRPGALHVASNMTTAALLSNVQVVPENPSNPGQVLYDEQGVSGFSDAPEKGGFQSGDWVYPVRLVHFYLAINPTTGRNALYRAEGRVAQDALGRPYSDDGATPPLLVQDYVEDFQVSFGFDTKNLADPDQYTWSHGLAPEFAAGLRSVRVSVVATGSNPRRDSQSVAVLSADKPMDVENHTQPPAVVADGFFRSLYTRRVELPNLAAASL; encoded by the coding sequence ATGAGCATGAGTCCCTTCCGGCGCAGGGCCGCCTCCCGGCGCGGCATGACGCTGCTGGAAACGATGATTGTCGTGGTGCTGGCGGCCATCGTCATCGCCGCCGCCACGGCGCTGCTGCTCGCGGGCGGCCGCGTGGTGCACAACACCGAGCACACGGCGGACAGCCACGACAACTCCCGCATCGCCGCGGAGAGCATCATGAACCTGGTGCGGCAGGCCGGCGCGGGCGCGCCCGGCGGCCTGTGGGTCGTCCGGGGCGGAACGCCCGTGCGCACCAACCCCATCTTCGGGCGCGACGGCACCACTGGCGCGGGCACCACCGGCAACATCGCCAACCCGGACGGCAGCGATGACTTGTGGCTGGTGCTACCGGACCCCAACTACATGGGCGAGCCCTGCTCGCTCACGCCCGGCGGCCAGCCCTCGGGCGCCGCGGTGCCGGTGACGAAGGCGGGCACGGGCGCGCTGAACGTCAACTGCGTGGCCAGCCTACGTCCGGGCGCGCTCCACGTGGCCAGCAACATGACCACCGCCGCGCTCCTCTCCAACGTCCAGGTGGTGCCGGAGAACCCGAGCAACCCGGGCCAGGTGCTCTACGACGAGCAGGGCGTGTCCGGCTTCTCCGACGCGCCCGAGAAGGGCGGCTTCCAGAGCGGTGACTGGGTGTACCCGGTGCGGCTGGTGCACTTCTACCTCGCCATCAATCCGACGACGGGGCGCAACGCGCTGTACCGCGCGGAAGGGCGCGTGGCGCAGGACGCGCTGGGCCGTCCCTACTCGGATGACGGGGCCACGCCGCCGCTGCTGGTGCAGGACTACGTGGAGGACTTCCAGGTGTCCTTCGGCTTCGACACCAAGAACCTGGCCGACCCGGACCAGTACACCTGGAGCCATGGCCTGGCCCCCGAGTTCGCCGCCGGCCTGCGCAGCGTGCGCGTCAGCGTGGTGGCCACCGGCAGCAACCCCCGCCGCGACAGCCAGAGCGTGGCCGTGCTGTCCGCCGACAAGCCCATGGACGTGGAGAACCACACCCAGCCGCCGGCCGTGGTCGCCGACGGCTTCTTCCGCAGCCTCTACACGCGCCGCGTGGAGCTGCCCAACCTGGCCGCCGCCAGCCTGTGA
- a CDS encoding HD domain-containing protein: MPTVEDALALAVQAHRGQKDKAGQTYILHPLRVMMRLETDAERTVALLHDVVEDTPWTLEKLRAEGYPEEVLSALDALTRRDGETYEAFIERVRPHALARRVKLADLEDNMDVRRLAAVTPKDAERLARYRAAWARLREP; the protein is encoded by the coding sequence ATGCCCACCGTCGAAGATGCCCTGGCCCTCGCGGTGCAAGCGCACCGTGGCCAGAAGGACAAGGCCGGCCAGACGTACATCCTCCACCCGCTGCGGGTGATGATGCGGCTGGAGACGGACGCCGAGCGCACCGTGGCCCTCCTCCACGACGTGGTGGAGGACACGCCGTGGACGCTGGAGAAGCTGCGCGCGGAGGGCTACCCGGAGGAGGTGCTCTCCGCGCTGGACGCCCTCACCCGCCGCGACGGCGAGACGTACGAGGCCTTCATCGAGCGGGTGCGCCCGCACGCGCTGGCCCGGCGGGTGAAGCTGGCGGACCTGGAGGACAACATGGACGTGCGCCGCCTCGCCGCGGTGACGCCGAAGGACGCCGAGCGCCTCGCGCGCTACCGCGCCGCCTGGGCCCGCCTGCGCGAGCCCTGA
- the acnA gene encoding aconitate hydratase AcnA, with protein sequence MTDSFGTKSQLKVGSATYEFYSLAKLAKAHPSVERLPFSLKVLLENLLRNEDGRVVKREHVEKMLAWDPKATPDVEISFHPARVLLQDFTGVPAVVDLAAMREALASMGGDPAKINPRNPADLVIDHSVQIDAFATTAAFKENAELEFERNRERYAFLRWGQSAFKGFGVVPPDIGICHQVNLEFLARVTFRDGSTVYPDTLVGTDSHTTMINGLGVVGWGVGGIEAEAALLGQPITMLIPQVVGFKLTGQLPAGATATDLVLTVTQMLRKKGVVGKFVEFYGSGLKSLSLPDRATIANMAPEYGATIGFFPVDEESLNYLRFTGRPDDVVALTEAYAKEQGLWRKDGAQDPLFSDTLELDLATVVPSLAGPKRPQDRVTLKDMKPAYEKSLVEMLAAGKSKGEDDEGGGAKAKAPAAEVPPERLAQTSTVKNGRSSYQLGHGAVVIASITSCTNTSNPAVLVAAGILAKKAVERGLNPKPWVKTSLAPGSRVVTEYLREAGLLPYLEAVGFHVVGYGCTTCIGNSGPLPDPVANAVTEADLVVAAVLSGNRNFEGRINPHVRMNYLASPPLVVAYALAGEVGLDLDKEPLGTDPNGRPVFLKDIWPTNEEVQASIRASVKPEQFRRQYANAMEGDALWQQLPVGKGSTFKWEPKSTYVRKPPFFENLPKEPKATQDIKGAHVLALLGDSVTTDHISPAGNIAKTSPAAKYLMAEGVEPKDFNSYGARRGNHEVMVRGTFANIRLKNLLVPGVEGGVTVHIPTRERMSIYDASMKYQAEGTPLVVLAGAEYGTGSSRDWAAKGTQLLGVKAVIAKSFERIHRSNLVGMGVLPLQFEAGQDAQSLGLTGHEKFEITGIADNLAPQKKLTVKATGEGGTKEFTAVCRIDTPNELDYYRHGGILQFVLRQLAKA encoded by the coding sequence ATGACCGACAGTTTCGGCACGAAGTCCCAGCTCAAGGTGGGCTCGGCCACGTACGAGTTCTACAGCCTCGCCAAGCTGGCGAAGGCGCACCCCTCGGTGGAGCGCCTTCCGTTCTCGCTCAAGGTGCTGCTGGAGAACCTGCTGCGGAACGAGGACGGCCGCGTCGTGAAGCGCGAGCACGTGGAGAAGATGCTGGCCTGGGACCCCAAGGCCACCCCGGACGTGGAAATCTCCTTCCACCCGGCCCGCGTGCTCCTGCAGGACTTCACCGGCGTGCCCGCGGTGGTGGACCTGGCCGCCATGCGCGAGGCGCTCGCCTCCATGGGCGGCGACCCGGCGAAAATCAACCCGCGCAACCCGGCGGACCTCGTCATCGACCACTCGGTGCAGATTGACGCCTTCGCCACCACGGCGGCCTTCAAGGAGAACGCGGAGCTGGAGTTCGAGCGCAACCGCGAGCGCTACGCCTTCCTGCGCTGGGGCCAGAGCGCGTTCAAGGGCTTCGGCGTGGTGCCGCCGGACATCGGCATCTGCCACCAGGTCAACCTCGAGTTCCTCGCCCGCGTGACGTTCCGCGACGGCAGCACCGTGTACCCGGACACGCTGGTGGGCACCGACAGCCACACCACGATGATCAACGGCCTGGGCGTGGTGGGCTGGGGCGTGGGCGGCATCGAAGCCGAGGCCGCGCTGCTCGGCCAGCCGATTACGATGCTCATCCCGCAGGTGGTGGGCTTCAAGCTGACGGGCCAGCTGCCCGCGGGCGCCACCGCCACGGACCTGGTGCTCACCGTCACGCAGATGCTTCGCAAGAAGGGCGTGGTGGGCAAGTTCGTGGAGTTCTACGGCAGCGGCCTGAAGAGCCTGTCCCTGCCGGACCGCGCCACCATCGCCAACATGGCGCCCGAGTACGGCGCCACCATCGGCTTCTTCCCGGTGGACGAGGAGAGCCTCAACTACCTGCGCTTCACCGGCCGCCCGGATGACGTCGTGGCCCTCACCGAGGCCTACGCCAAGGAGCAGGGCCTGTGGCGCAAGGACGGCGCGCAGGACCCCCTCTTCAGCGACACGCTGGAGCTGGACCTGGCCACCGTGGTGCCCAGCCTCGCCGGCCCCAAGCGCCCGCAGGACCGCGTCACGCTCAAGGACATGAAGCCGGCCTACGAGAAGTCCCTCGTGGAGATGCTGGCCGCCGGCAAGAGCAAGGGCGAGGACGACGAGGGCGGCGGCGCCAAGGCCAAGGCCCCCGCGGCGGAAGTCCCGCCGGAGCGCCTGGCGCAGACGTCCACCGTGAAGAACGGCCGCTCCAGCTACCAGCTCGGCCACGGCGCGGTGGTGATTGCGTCGATTACCTCCTGCACCAACACCTCCAATCCGGCGGTACTGGTGGCCGCGGGCATCCTGGCGAAGAAGGCCGTGGAGCGCGGCCTCAACCCGAAGCCGTGGGTGAAGACGAGCCTCGCCCCGGGCAGCCGCGTCGTCACCGAGTACCTGCGTGAGGCGGGCCTCCTGCCCTACCTGGAGGCCGTGGGCTTCCACGTGGTGGGCTACGGCTGCACCACCTGCATCGGCAACTCGGGTCCGCTGCCGGACCCCGTCGCCAACGCCGTCACCGAGGCGGACCTCGTGGTGGCCGCGGTGCTGTCCGGCAACCGCAACTTCGAGGGCCGCATCAACCCGCACGTGCGCATGAACTACCTGGCCAGCCCGCCGCTGGTGGTGGCCTACGCGCTCGCCGGCGAGGTGGGCCTGGATTTGGACAAGGAGCCGCTGGGCACGGACCCCAACGGCCGCCCGGTGTTCCTCAAGGACATCTGGCCCACCAACGAGGAGGTGCAGGCGTCCATCCGCGCCTCCGTGAAGCCGGAGCAGTTCCGCCGCCAGTACGCCAACGCCATGGAGGGCGACGCGCTCTGGCAGCAGCTGCCCGTGGGCAAGGGCTCCACCTTCAAGTGGGAGCCGAAGTCCACCTACGTGCGCAAGCCGCCCTTCTTCGAGAACCTCCCGAAGGAGCCCAAGGCCACGCAGGACATCAAGGGCGCGCACGTGCTGGCGCTGCTCGGTGACTCCGTCACCACGGACCACATCTCGCCCGCCGGCAACATCGCCAAGACGAGCCCCGCGGCGAAGTACCTCATGGCCGAGGGCGTGGAGCCCAAGGACTTCAACTCCTACGGCGCGCGCCGCGGCAACCATGAAGTCATGGTGCGCGGCACCTTCGCCAACATCCGACTGAAGAACCTGCTCGTCCCGGGCGTGGAGGGCGGCGTCACCGTCCACATCCCCACGCGCGAGCGGATGAGCATCTACGACGCGTCCATGAAGTACCAGGCGGAGGGCACGCCGCTGGTGGTGCTGGCCGGCGCGGAGTACGGCACCGGCTCCAGCCGTGACTGGGCCGCCAAGGGCACGCAGCTGCTCGGCGTGAAGGCCGTCATCGCCAAGAGCTTCGAGCGCATCCACCGCTCCAACCTCGTGGGCATGGGCGTGCTGCCGCTCCAGTTCGAGGCGGGCCAGGACGCGCAGTCGCTGGGCCTCACCGGCCACGAGAAGTTCGAGATTACGGGCATCGCGGACAACCTGGCGCCGCAGAAGAAGCTCACCGTGAAGGCCACGGGCGAGGGCGGCACCAAGGAGTTCACGGCGGTGTGCCGCATCGACACGCCCAACGAGCTCGACTACTACCGCCACGGCGGCATCCTGCAGTTCGTGCTGCGCCAGCTCGCCAAGGCCTGA